One part of the Streptomyces sp. NBC_00286 genome encodes these proteins:
- a CDS encoding glycerophosphodiester phosphodiesterase, with translation MRSVTAVAHRGDPYRVRENTIDSLRSALGRGADAVEFDVRLTRDDVPVLLHDATLKRLWEHDRPLLSLSADEVHGLTSGGVPTLEEALKATDHGRFMVDLPGAANPRAVRRIVDVIRDLGADERVYYSAGAETMLAVRAADPAAEIALTWTTLAPPRPALLEAIRPRWLNYRFSLVDRGLADRVHRDGYLLSAWTPDTRRSMRRLLDAGADSITTNRIDTLRALRGARGETP, from the coding sequence ATGCGCTCCGTGACTGCCGTGGCCCATCGCGGCGACCCCTATCGCGTCCGCGAGAACACCATCGACTCGCTGCGTTCCGCGCTCGGGCGGGGCGCGGACGCCGTCGAGTTCGATGTCCGGCTGACCCGCGACGATGTGCCGGTGCTGTTGCACGACGCGACGCTGAAGCGGTTGTGGGAGCACGACCGGCCGCTGCTCTCGCTCTCGGCGGACGAGGTGCACGGGCTCACCTCGGGTGGGGTTCCCACCCTGGAGGAGGCCCTGAAGGCGACCGATCACGGCCGCTTCATGGTCGACCTGCCGGGCGCCGCGAACCCCCGGGCCGTGCGCCGGATCGTCGACGTCATCCGCGATCTCGGCGCCGACGAGCGCGTGTACTACAGCGCCGGCGCCGAGACCATGCTCGCCGTCCGCGCGGCCGACCCCGCCGCGGAGATCGCCCTCACCTGGACCACGCTCGCGCCCCCACGCCCCGCCCTCCTCGAAGCGATCCGTCCCCGCTGGCTCAACTACCGCTTCAGCCTGGTCGACCGCGGCCTCGCCGACCGCGTCCACCGCGACGGCTACCTCCTGTCGGCGTGGACCCCCGACACCCGCCGCTCCATGCGCCGCCTCCTGGACGCGGGAGCCGACTCGATCACGACGAACCGCATCGACACGCTGCGCGCTCTTCGTGGAGCGAGGGGCGAAACGCCCTAA
- a CDS encoding RNA polymerase sigma factor translates to MTRVREGTYVDGRQWRTTIAAAQAGDRRALDELVEGWLPLVYNIVGRALNGHADVDDVVQETMLRAVDNLGSLRDPDSFRSWLVAIAMRQIRDRARRRTSESLAEDAAHDAADFAELTVLRLQLEGQRREVAEAVRWLDDEDRQLLSLWWLEVAGELTRRELASALGISRQHTAVRVQRMKARLETARGIVRALDSSCGELREVTARWDGQPDSVWRKRLARHIRDCRQCSGRHEKVVPAERLLVGLALVPVPVGFTLSLVFGGKTAVAATTAATTVGWSAKIVGALTKPAVAVTAGATMAAGGAYVVTQPPDSPPPRVAAPTAASTTRPSPSPTPTPTPSPTRRASLYGTVVDGVDRAPDPNARPAELPRRPESGITSTGGPRAVMQHRGNNVTLSGQGYVLVRWQISPHDRPGGLTMPTWTGLSGKLFHVASGGGRRMDDAGGTRPGYATGMGGPDVGFTVLPEGTQQMWQNEYFYVDGTVTFNVNERGASYGVAVSPTDWEAVNKDINTGPDQGAIRYGLTRDNGKDTAPVPQYVTRSRPADPATVPQRSQVRT, encoded by the coding sequence ATGACACGTGTGCGGGAAGGGACGTACGTGGACGGTCGGCAGTGGCGTACGACCATCGCGGCAGCGCAGGCCGGTGACCGGCGGGCCCTCGATGAGCTGGTCGAGGGCTGGCTGCCGCTGGTCTACAACATCGTCGGCCGTGCGCTGAACGGTCACGCCGACGTCGACGACGTCGTGCAGGAAACCATGCTGCGGGCCGTGGACAACCTCGGCTCGCTGCGTGATCCGGACAGTTTCCGCTCCTGGCTGGTCGCCATCGCAATGCGGCAGATACGCGACCGGGCCCGCCGCCGTACGTCCGAGTCGCTGGCCGAGGACGCCGCGCACGACGCCGCCGACTTCGCCGAACTGACCGTGCTGCGGCTCCAGTTGGAGGGGCAGCGGCGCGAGGTCGCGGAGGCGGTGCGCTGGCTCGACGACGAGGACCGGCAGCTTCTGTCGCTGTGGTGGCTGGAGGTCGCGGGCGAGCTCACCCGGCGCGAGCTGGCGTCGGCCCTGGGCATCAGCCGGCAGCACACCGCCGTACGCGTCCAGCGGATGAAGGCACGTCTGGAGACCGCGCGGGGCATCGTGCGGGCGCTCGACTCGTCGTGCGGCGAACTGCGTGAGGTCACCGCCCGCTGGGACGGGCAGCCCGACTCGGTGTGGCGCAAGCGGCTGGCCCGGCACATACGGGACTGCCGCCAGTGCTCAGGGCGGCACGAGAAGGTTGTACCGGCCGAACGCCTGCTGGTCGGGCTCGCCCTTGTCCCCGTCCCGGTCGGCTTCACGCTCTCGCTGGTCTTCGGCGGCAAGACGGCGGTCGCCGCGACGACGGCCGCCACGACCGTCGGCTGGTCCGCCAAGATCGTCGGTGCCCTCACCAAGCCGGCGGTGGCGGTGACGGCCGGGGCGACGATGGCCGCGGGCGGCGCGTACGTGGTCACACAGCCGCCGGACTCGCCGCCACCCCGGGTCGCGGCGCCCACGGCGGCGAGCACGACCCGCCCGAGTCCGTCGCCCACGCCGACCCCCACGCCCTCACCGACGAGACGGGCCAGCCTGTACGGAACGGTCGTCGACGGCGTCGACCGGGCCCCCGACCCGAACGCGCGCCCCGCCGAGCTGCCACGCCGGCCCGAATCCGGCATCACCAGCACCGGCGGCCCGCGAGCCGTGATGCAGCACCGCGGCAACAACGTGACGCTCAGCGGCCAGGGCTACGTACTGGTGCGCTGGCAGATATCCCCGCACGACCGGCCCGGCGGCCTCACCATGCCGACCTGGACCGGCCTGAGCGGCAAGCTCTTCCACGTCGCGTCCGGCGGCGGCCGACGGATGGACGACGCCGGCGGCACCCGGCCCGGCTACGCCACCGGAATGGGCGGCCCGGACGTCGGCTTCACCGTCCTGCCGGAAGGCACCCAGCAGATGTGGCAGAACGAGTACTTCTACGTCGACGGCACCGTCACCTTCAACGTGAACGAGCGCGGCGCCTCCTACGGCGTCGCGGTCTCCCCCACGGACTGGGAAGCGGTGAACAAGGACATCAACACCGGCCCCGACCAGGGCGCCATCCGCTACGGCCTCACGCGGGACAACGGCAAGGACACGGCACCGGTGCCGCAGTACGTCACACGGTCGCGGCCGGCTGATCCGGCGACGGTGCCGCAGAGGTCCCAGGTGAGGACTTAG
- a CDS encoding serine hydrolase domain-containing protein — MHIRVRTACAALVVLGLAAGPLAGAAAASPATTVVREAPGPNEKALRAAIADLPDLSDKEATAALVRVGGTGGSWHGSSGVRDLATGRAALEHGRFRAGSTTKVVTAAVVLQLAAKGEVDLDGHIQTYLPGLLSDDFDPITVRQLLTFTSGLKPGISLGPEDGEGFKNRYKTLTPEEVVASSVAKGRAFDPGKRQQYGNIDYTVLGMLIEKVTNDSYENQAAKRIFKPLDMRDTSFPCGPDPRIHGPHNRGYQRLTDGRLVDATEWNMSDRWAAGDMISTTADLERLLLGLFRGKVVPKPLLKQEMLTLPKVEEGEATMSAGLQYYENDGLALWLKSGSRPGYRTMIATTPDLSRTLVHSINATKAKSVDMNPVEYKILRAAFDF, encoded by the coding sequence ATGCATATCCGTGTCCGTACCGCCTGCGCCGCTCTCGTCGTCCTCGGCCTGGCAGCCGGCCCCCTGGCCGGGGCCGCCGCGGCTTCACCCGCCACAACGGTCGTACGGGAGGCCCCCGGCCCGAACGAAAAGGCCCTGCGCGCCGCGATCGCCGACTTACCGGACCTGTCGGACAAGGAAGCGACGGCCGCACTCGTACGGGTCGGCGGCACGGGAGGCAGCTGGCACGGCAGCTCCGGCGTACGCGACCTCGCCACCGGTCGCGCCGCCCTGGAGCACGGACGCTTCCGGGCCGGTTCCACGACCAAGGTGGTCACGGCGGCCGTCGTGCTTCAGCTCGCGGCCAAGGGGGAGGTGGACCTGGACGGGCACATCCAGACGTACCTTCCCGGCCTGCTCTCGGACGACTTCGACCCCATCACCGTCCGGCAGTTGCTGACCTTCACCAGTGGGCTGAAGCCGGGCATTTCACTGGGCCCCGAGGACGGGGAGGGCTTCAAGAACCGCTACAAGACGCTGACGCCCGAGGAGGTCGTGGCCTCCTCCGTCGCCAAGGGGCGCGCCTTCGATCCGGGCAAGCGGCAGCAGTACGGCAACATCGACTACACCGTCCTCGGCATGCTCATCGAGAAGGTCACGAACGACTCGTACGAAAACCAGGCAGCCAAACGGATCTTCAAGCCGCTCGACATGCGGGACACATCCTTCCCCTGCGGACCCGACCCCCGCATCCACGGCCCCCACAACCGCGGCTACCAGAGACTCACCGACGGCCGCCTCGTGGACGCCACGGAATGGAACATGTCGGACCGCTGGGCGGCGGGCGACATGATCTCCACGACCGCGGACCTGGAACGCCTGCTCCTCGGCCTGTTCCGCGGAAAGGTCGTCCCGAAGCCCCTGCTGAAGCAGGAAATGCTCACACTGCCGAAGGTCGAGGAGGGGGAGGCGACCATGAGTGCGGGCCTGCAGTACTACGAGAACGACGGCCTCGCCCTCTGGCTCAAGTCCGGCTCCCGCCCCGGCTATCGCACGATGATCGCCACGACTCCCGACCTCTCCCGCACCCTCGTCCACTCGATCAACGCGACCAAGGCGAAGTCCGTGGACATGAACCCGGTGGAGTACAAGATCCTCCGCGCCGCGTTCGACTTCTGA
- a CDS encoding gamma-aminobutyraldehyde dehydrogenase codes for MSTELRRLRNYIDGEFRDAADGRTTEVVNPATGEAYATAPLSGQADVDAAMAAAAAAFPAWRDLVPAERQKALLKIADAFEERAEELIAAEVENTGKPIGLTRSEEIPPMVDQIRFFAGAARMLEGRAAGEYMDGLTSIVRREPVGVCAQVAPWNYPMMMAVWKFAPALAAGNTVVLKPSDTTPASTVLMAEIIGSIVPKGVFNVICGDRDTGRLMVEHPTPAMASITGSVRAGMQVAESASKDLKRVHLELGGKAPVVVFEDTDIAKAVEDISVAGFFNAGQDCTAATRVLVQESIHDEFVAALAKAAADTKTGQPDDEDVLYGPLNNPNQLKQVSGFIERLPAHARVETGGKRVGDKGFFYAPTVVSGLKQDDEIIQKEVFGPVITVQSFTDENQALEWANGVEYALASSVWTKDHGRAMRMSKALDFGCVWINTHIPLVAEMPHGGFKKSGYGKDLSSYGFDDYTRIKHVMTSLG; via the coding sequence GTGAGCACTGAGCTGCGTCGTCTGCGCAACTACATCGACGGAGAGTTCCGCGATGCCGCCGATGGACGGACCACCGAGGTGGTCAACCCCGCGACGGGCGAGGCGTACGCCACCGCGCCGCTGTCCGGGCAGGCGGACGTCGACGCCGCGATGGCCGCCGCGGCCGCGGCCTTCCCGGCCTGGCGGGACCTGGTCCCGGCCGAGCGCCAGAAGGCCCTCCTCAAGATCGCGGACGCCTTCGAGGAGCGGGCCGAGGAACTCATCGCCGCGGAGGTGGAGAACACCGGCAAGCCGATCGGGCTGACCCGGTCCGAAGAGATCCCGCCCATGGTCGACCAGATCCGCTTCTTCGCGGGTGCCGCCCGGATGCTCGAGGGCCGCGCGGCCGGGGAGTACATGGACGGCCTGACCTCCATCGTCCGCCGCGAGCCCGTCGGTGTCTGTGCGCAGGTCGCGCCCTGGAACTACCCGATGATGATGGCCGTATGGAAGTTCGCCCCGGCGCTCGCCGCGGGCAACACCGTGGTGCTGAAGCCGTCCGACACCACCCCCGCCTCGACCGTCCTCATGGCCGAGATCATCGGCTCGATCGTCCCGAAGGGCGTCTTCAACGTCATCTGCGGCGACCGTGACACCGGCCGGCTGATGGTCGAGCACCCGACCCCCGCCATGGCCTCGATCACCGGTTCCGTACGGGCCGGCATGCAGGTCGCCGAGTCCGCCTCCAAGGACCTCAAGCGCGTCCACCTGGAGCTGGGCGGCAAGGCGCCGGTCGTGGTCTTCGAGGACACCGACATCGCCAAGGCCGTCGAGGACATCTCCGTCGCGGGCTTCTTCAACGCGGGCCAGGACTGTACGGCCGCCACCCGCGTCCTCGTCCAGGAGTCCATCCACGACGAGTTCGTGGCCGCGCTCGCCAAGGCCGCCGCCGACACGAAGACGGGCCAGCCGGACGACGAGGACGTGCTGTACGGGCCGCTGAACAACCCCAACCAGCTCAAGCAGGTCAGCGGCTTCATCGAGCGGCTGCCCGCCCACGCGCGCGTGGAGACCGGCGGCAAACGCGTCGGCGACAAGGGCTTCTTCTACGCCCCGACCGTCGTCTCCGGCCTCAAGCAGGACGACGAGATCATCCAGAAGGAGGTCTTCGGGCCGGTCATCACCGTCCAGTCCTTCACGGACGAGAACCAGGCCCTCGAGTGGGCCAACGGCGTCGAGTACGCGCTGGCCTCCTCGGTCTGGACGAAGGACCACGGGCGGGCGATGCGCATGTCCAAGGCCCTCGACTTCGGCTGCGTCTGGATCAACACGCACATCCCGCTGGTCGCGGAGATGCCGCACGGCGGCTTCAAGAAGTCGGGTTACGGCAAGGACCTGTCGTCGTACGGCTTCGACGACTACACGCGGATCAAGCACGTGATGACGTCGCTGGGCTGA
- a CDS encoding Lrp/AsnC family transcriptional regulator encodes MHSEHVVSRSTGPKGSQETRSGNSTPPLDSVSLAIIEQLQEDGRRPYAAIGKAVGLSEAAVRQRVQKLLDQGVMQIVAVTDPLTVGFRRQAMVGMNVEGDTEIVADALSDMPEVEYVVMTAGSFDLLAEIVCEDDDHLLDVINKRIRALPGVRSTESFVYLKLKKQTYMWGTR; translated from the coding sequence ATGCACAGTGAGCACGTGGTCAGTCGCAGCACAGGGCCGAAGGGCTCCCAGGAAACCCGGTCGGGGAACAGCACTCCCCCGCTGGACTCCGTCTCCCTCGCCATCATCGAGCAGCTCCAGGAAGACGGCCGGCGGCCGTACGCCGCGATCGGCAAGGCGGTCGGCCTCTCGGAGGCGGCCGTCCGCCAGCGCGTCCAGAAGCTGCTCGACCAGGGCGTGATGCAGATCGTCGCCGTCACGGACCCGCTCACCGTGGGTTTCCGCCGGCAGGCGATGGTCGGCATGAACGTCGAGGGCGACACGGAGATCGTGGCCGACGCGCTGAGCGACATGCCGGAAGTCGAGTACGTGGTGATGACCGCCGGCTCCTTCGACCTCCTCGCCGAGATCGTCTGCGAGGACGACGACCACCTGCTGGATGTCATCAACAAACGCATCCGGGCCCTTCCCGGCGTGCGCTCCACCGAGAGCTTCGTCTACCTGAAACTCAAGAAGCAGACCTACATGTGGGGAACCCGATAG
- a CDS encoding aspartate aminotransferase family protein has product MGNPIAVTEKDLSRTAYDHLWMHFTRMSSYENAPVPTIVRGEGTYIYDDKGKRYLDGLAGLFVVQAGHGRVELAETAAKQAQELAFFPVWSYAHPKAIELAERLAGHAPGDLNKVFFTTGGGEAVETAWKLAKQYWKLRGQYTKYKVISRAVAYHGTPQGALSITGLPALKAPFEPLVPGAHKVPNTNIYRAPIHGDDPEAFGRWAADQIEQQILFEGPETIAAVFLEPVQNAGGCFPPPPGYFQRVREICDQYDVLLVSDEVICAFGRLGTMFACDKFGYVPDMITCAKGMTSGYSPIGACIISDRIAEPFYKGDNTFLHGYTFGGHPVSAAVALANLDLFEREKLNQHVLDNENAFLTTLQKLHDLPIVGDVRGNGFFYGIELVKDKATKESFTDEESERILYGYVSKKLFEYGLYCRADDRGDPVVQLSPPLISDQSTFDEIESIVRQVLTEAWTQL; this is encoded by the coding sequence GTGGGGAACCCGATAGCCGTGACCGAAAAGGACCTCAGCCGAACCGCGTACGACCACCTGTGGATGCACTTCACCCGCATGTCCTCGTACGAGAACGCGCCCGTCCCCACCATCGTCCGGGGCGAGGGCACCTACATCTACGACGACAAGGGCAAGCGCTACCTCGACGGTCTCGCGGGCCTGTTCGTGGTCCAGGCCGGGCACGGCCGGGTGGAACTGGCCGAGACCGCCGCCAAGCAGGCGCAGGAACTGGCCTTCTTCCCGGTCTGGTCGTACGCCCACCCCAAGGCGATCGAGCTGGCCGAGCGCCTCGCCGGCCACGCCCCCGGTGATCTGAACAAGGTCTTCTTCACCACGGGCGGCGGCGAGGCGGTCGAGACCGCCTGGAAGCTCGCCAAGCAGTACTGGAAGCTGCGCGGGCAGTACACCAAGTACAAGGTCATCTCCCGCGCGGTCGCCTACCACGGCACCCCGCAGGGCGCCCTGTCCATCACCGGACTGCCCGCCCTGAAGGCCCCGTTCGAGCCGCTGGTCCCGGGCGCCCACAAGGTCCCGAACACCAACATCTACCGCGCACCGATCCACGGCGACGACCCGGAGGCCTTCGGCCGCTGGGCCGCCGACCAGATCGAGCAGCAGATCCTCTTCGAGGGCCCGGAGACGATCGCGGCCGTCTTCCTGGAGCCGGTGCAGAACGCGGGCGGCTGCTTCCCGCCGCCGCCCGGCTACTTCCAGCGGGTCCGCGAGATCTGCGACCAGTACGACGTGCTGCTCGTCTCCGACGAGGTCATCTGCGCCTTCGGCCGGCTAGGCACGATGTTCGCCTGCGACAAGTTCGGTTACGTCCCGGACATGATCACCTGCGCCAAGGGCATGACCTCGGGCTACTCCCCCATAGGCGCCTGCATCATCTCGGACCGCATAGCCGAGCCCTTCTACAAGGGCGACAACACCTTCCTGCACGGCTACACCTTCGGCGGCCATCCCGTCTCCGCCGCGGTGGCCCTCGCCAACCTCGACCTGTTCGAGCGCGAGAAGCTCAACCAGCACGTACTCGACAACGAGAACGCGTTCCTGACGACCCTCCAGAAGCTGCACGACCTGCCGATCGTCGGCGACGTCCGCGGCAACGGCTTCTTCTACGGCATCGAGCTGGTGAAGGACAAGGCCACCAAGGAGAGCTTCACGGACGAGGAGTCGGAGCGGATCCTGTACGGCTACGTCTCCAAAAAGCTCTTCGAGTACGGTCTTTACTGCCGCGCCGACGACCGCGGTGACCCGGTGGTGCAGCTCTCGCCGCCGCTGATCTCGGACCAGTCGACGTTCGACGAGATCGAGTCGATCGTCCGCCAGGTGCTGACGGAGGCCTGGACCCAGCTCTGA
- a CDS encoding ABC transporter ATP-binding protein produces MVAPPDNDVLWARALHVKHNGSPALSGVSLGVRVGEILAVGGPRGSGKTTLLRCLSGQLLPQQGEVWFNSTPVHTMGPHTRERLRRDRFGWIDPAPVLVPELNAWENAALPLMLRGVGRREAKTTALEWLERLDIGGCARRRPYALLQAERQRVAIARALVPAPTVLFADEPTAPLHRVDRANVLRTLTTAARSHGITVVLATHDADTAALADRRVSLLDGRRVNTVHLPPAAETESEGRAACSLSA; encoded by the coding sequence ATGGTGGCTCCGCCGGACAACGACGTGCTCTGGGCACGTGCTCTGCATGTCAAGCACAACGGCTCCCCCGCGCTCAGCGGCGTCTCGCTCGGGGTCCGCGTGGGCGAGATCCTCGCCGTCGGCGGCCCGCGCGGCAGCGGCAAGACCACACTGCTGAGATGCCTGTCGGGGCAACTCCTGCCGCAGCAGGGTGAGGTCTGGTTCAACAGCACGCCCGTGCACACCATGGGCCCGCACACCCGCGAACGCCTGCGCCGCGACCGTTTCGGCTGGATCGACCCGGCACCCGTCCTGGTACCCGAGCTGAACGCCTGGGAGAACGCCGCACTGCCGCTGATGCTGCGCGGCGTAGGGCGCCGCGAGGCCAAGACCACCGCCCTGGAGTGGCTGGAGCGCCTGGACATCGGCGGTTGTGCCCGCCGCCGCCCGTACGCCCTGCTCCAGGCCGAGCGTCAGCGCGTCGCCATCGCCCGTGCGCTGGTTCCCGCGCCGACCGTGCTCTTCGCCGACGAGCCGACCGCCCCGCTGCATCGCGTCGACCGCGCCAATGTGCTGCGCACGCTCACGACGGCGGCCCGTTCACACGGCATCACGGTCGTGCTGGCCACGCACGACGCGGACACCGCGGCCCTCGCCGACCGCAGGGTGTCGCTGCTCGACGGGCGGCGCGTGAACACCGTCCATCTGCCTCCGGCCGCCGAGACCGAGTCGGAAGGCCGGGCCGCGTGCTCGCTCTCCGCCTAG